CGCCAGTTCTCCGCGGTGTAATAGGGCGCGTTAGAGGCGGCGAGGGCCGGCTTGCCGAGGATGATGTCCGAGGCCTTCTCGCCGATCATGATGGTGGGGGCGTTGAGATTGCCCGTCGTGACCGACGGCATGATGGAACTATCCACCACCCGCAGGCCTTCGATGCCGATCACCTTGGTATCGGGCGTCACCACCGCCATGGGATCGTCCGCCCGCCCCATCCGGCAACTGCACGAGGGGTGATAGGCGCTCTCCACCTTCTCGCGCACGAAGGCGTCGATCGCCTCGTCCGAGGTGACGTCGGCGCCGGGCTGGATCTCGCGCCCGCGATAGGGATCGAAGGCGGCCTGGGCGAAAATCTCGCGGGTGAGGCGCACGCAGGCGCGCATCTCGGTGATGTCGTCCTCATGGCCGAGATAATTGAAGAAGATGCGCGGATGTTCGCGCGCATCGCGCGAGCGCAGTCGCACCCAGCCCCGGCTCTTGCTGCGCATGGGGCCCACATGGGCCTGAAACCCGTGTTCGCTGGCGAGGCCCTTGCCGTCATAGCTCACCGCCAGCGGCAGGAAATGATACTGGATGTCCGGATAACGGATGCCCGCGCGCGAGCGGATGAAGCCGCAGCTCTCGAAATGGTTGCTGGCGCCAAGCCCGGAGCGGGCCAAAAGCCATTGCGCACCCACGAGCCCGCGCGAGAGGAGGCCGGTCTTGGAATAAAGGGTGATCGGCTGCGTGCAGGCCACCTGGAAATAGAACTCCAGATGGTCCTGCAAGTTCTCACCCACCCCCGGCCGATCCGCCACGACGGGGATTCCGAGGTCGGCCAGTTCCTGCGCCGGGCCGATGCCCGAGAGCTTGAGGAGCTTGGGCGAGTTGATCGGCCCGGCAGCGAGGATCACCTCCCGGCTTGCCTTCACGATCTGCTCCGTGCCGTCCCGCTCATAGCGCACGCCCACGGCCCGGCGGCCTTCTAACTCGACCGCCAGCACCAAAGCGTGGGTTTCAAGCGACAGGTTGGGGCGCTTCAAGGCGGGCTTGAGATAGGCATTGGCGGTGGACCAGCGCACGCCGTCCTTCACCGTCATGTCCATGCGCCCGAAGCCTTCCTGCTGGGCGCCATTGATGTCCGAGGTGGCAGGATAGCCGGCCTGACGCGCGGCCTCCACGAACACGTTGTAAAGCGGATTTTCCAACGGGCCGTAGCGGGTGGCTAGCGGGCCTGTGGCGCCGCGATAGGCATCGCCCCCCTCCTGCCGGCTTTCCGCGCGCTGGAAATAGGGCAGCACGTGGCGATAGCCCCAGCCCTGCGCGCCTTCTTCCTCCCAGCGGTCGAAATCATGCGGATTGCCACGCACATAGACCATGCCGTTGACCGAGGATGATCCCCCGATCACCTTGCCGCGCGGGCAGACCAGACGCCGGCCGCCGAGCCCCGGCTCCGGCTCCGTCTCGAAGCCCCAGTTGTATTTCGGCATGTTCATGGGGATGGAGAGGGCTGCCGGCATCTGGATGAGCAGGGAGCGGTCCGAGCCGCCATATTCCAGCACGTGCACCGTGAAGCGTCCGTCAGCGGAGAGCCGGTCGGCAAGCACGGCGCCGGCCGAGCCGGAGCCCACGATGACATAATCGAAGATGGCGGGGGACGCGGGGGAGGCCACGGTTCGCTCCATCAATAAGGAGAGGCCACGCGGCCGAGATTGACGTAGACGCTCTTGATCTGCGTGTAGTGCTCGATGGCGGCGCGGCTGTTCTCGCGCCCGAGACCGGACTGCTTGGTGCCGCCGAAGGGCAACTCGATGGGCGTGATGTTGTACTGGTTGATCCAGCAGGTGCCGGCCTCAAGTTGCGCGATCACCCGGTGGGCGCGGGCGAGATCGGCGGTGAAGACGCCGGCGGCAAGGCCGAAGGCGGTGTCATTGGCCCGCGCCACCACTTCCGCCTCATCCTCGAAGGCCAGCACCGACATGACGGGGCCGAAGATCTCCTCGCGCACGTTGGGCATGTCGTCCGTGCAGTCCGCGAAGATGGTGGGGGCGACGAAATTGCCCCGGGCCAACGCCCCCGTCTCGACGCGATGGCCCCCCGCCACCAGCCGCGCGCCTGCGGCTTTCGCCGCCTCGATATAGCCGAGCACCTTCTTCATGTGCGCTTCGCTGATGAGCGCGCCCACATGGGTCGCGGGATCGAGCGGATCGCCCACCACCATGCGCTCGGTGCGCTCGGTCAACTGCGCGAGGAATGGCTTCAGAATGCTGGAATGGACGAAGACGCGGGTGCCGTTGGAGCAGATTTCGCCGCCCGAATAGAAATTGCCCAGCATGGCGGCGGAGACTGCGTCTTCCAGATTGGCATCCGGAAAGACGATGAGGGGCGACTTGCCGCCCAGCTCCAGCGTCACATGCTTGAGGCTCGCGGCGGCGTCCGCCATCACCTTGCGGCCGGTGCCGGCCTCGCCCGTGAGCGACACCTTGGCGATGCCGGGATGGCGGGTGAGGAGGCGCCCCGTGTCGGCGAAACCCTGCACCACATTGAACACGCCGTCCGGAAGGCCGGCCTCGGTGAAGATTTCCGCGAGCTTCACGGCGGTGAGGGGGGTCAGCTCCGCCGGCTTGAAGATCATTGCATTGCCGCAGGCGAGCGCGGGCGCGGCCTTCCAGCAGGCGATCTGGAGCGGGTAGTTCCAGGCGCCGATGCCGGCGACGACGCCGAGCGGCTCGCGTCGGGTATAGCCGAAGGCCTCGGGGCCGAGGTCCACATGCTCGCCGGCCAAAGTCGGGGCAACGCCGGCAAAATAATCGAGGCAGTCGGCCCCGGAGAGCACGTCCACGACGCTTGTTTCCTGGATCGGCTTGCCGGTGTCGAGCGTCTCCAGCCGCGCCAGCTCGTCGTTGCGGGCGCGCAGCAGATCGGCCGCCCGACGCAGGATGCGGCCGCGCTCGGCTCCGGTCATGGCCGCCCATTTCCTCTGGCCGTCCCGCGCCGCCGCAACCGCGCGATCGACTTCCTCCGGACCGGCGATCTCGATTTCCGCCAGAAGCTCACCGGTGGCGGGATTGCGGGTTTCGAAGGTGGTGGCGGCGCGGCTCGCCACCGGCCCGCCGCCGATCTGGTTTCGCACGCTCGCCGGCCCGCGCGGGGCCACCGCCTCAAGCGGGACTTCGCTCGGGCGGGGTGGTGCGGCGGCGATCTGGGAATCGGCAAAGGCTGTGGCGATGGAGCGGGCAAGGGCACTGTCCGGCTCGCCGCCGTTGGAGAGGGTGGCGCGCAGCCAGAGGCCGTCGATCACTGCCGCGATGGAGACCGCGATGCGCTGGGCATCGGCCGGGGCGATGATCTTCTTCAGCGCATGCACGAGGTCGGAGGTCATGCGGCGCTGGTAGACGTTCTGCACACGGGCGAAGCGCTGCTCGTGGATGACCTGCCCCCAGAAGGCGAGCCAGACGCTGGAGGTGCGGCGGTCGAATTCCTCGGGCGCCAGATTGGCCTCGATCACCGCCTGCACGCGCTCGCGCGGGGTGCGTGCGGCGGCGAGACGGCGGGCGGTGCCTTGCGCGAGGCGCCGGGCGAGGTGCCGCAAGGTCGCTTCCAGAAGGCCGTTCTTGTCGCCGAAATAATGCGCCACGAGGCCCGGCGAGACATTGGCCCGGCGGGCGATCTGCACCAGCGTCGTTGCGACGAACCCAATCTCGGCGAGGCAGATGATGGTGGCATCGATCAGCTGCTGGCGCCGCACATCCTCAGGCTCGGTGCGGGTCTGGGCTGCATCTGCCATGGAAGCCTCCGGGTCGGATCGTCGATTGATTATACGTTCAATCAGGCGACTGGCCAGCGCAAATGTCGGGCAGCGCTCGTTCTGGCGCGGGCTGATGAATGGTCAGCAAGGAATGTATGTGCTGCACAGAATCTCGACTTTGAACGGCTAAATAATGCGCGTGACAAACCGCCGCGATGAGGATTGAATGTTCGTTCAATGGCCCACCCAACGTGGCCCGCGCAAGACGGCCGGAGCAGCACGGCCGCCACCTTCCTTCAGAGTGAGAGGGGGCCGCGCGATGCCGGCCCCGGGATCGAGGGGATTGGGAATGACTGGCATTCATCTGTTCCGGACATGGACCGCCGCGGTGGCGATCGGGGCGGCCCTGTGTGGCCTCGCGGCCCCCGCCGCCCGCGCCGCCGATGCCGCCGCCTGCAAGACCGTCCGTTTCGCGGATGTGGGCTGGACGGACATCGCCGCCACCACGGCTATCACGTCCGCGCTGCTCAAGGGGCTTGGCTATACGCCCAAGACGCAGGTCCTGGCGGTACCGGTGACCTATACGTCGATGAAGAACAAGGACATCGACGTCTTCCTCGGCAACTGGATGCCGACCATGGAAGCGGACCGCAAGCCCTATATCGACGACAAGTCGGTGGAGGTCGTGGGCGCCAATCTCGACGGCGCCAAATACACGCTCGCGGTGCCCACCTATCTCTATGACTCCGGTCTCAAGACCTTCGCGGACATCGCCAAGTTCAAGGACAAGCTGAAGGGCAAGATCTACGGCATCGAGCCCGGGAATGACGGCAACCGCCTGATCATGGGCATGATCAAGGACAATGCCTTCGGCCTCGGCAAGTTCGAGATCGTGGAATCCAGCGAGCAGGGCATGCTCTCGCAGGTGGATCGCGCCACCAAGCGCAAGGAGCCCATCGTGTTCCTCGGATGGGAGCCCCATCCCATGAACACCAAGTTCTCCATCAAGTATCTGGAGGGCGGCGACGACGTCTTCGGCCCCAATCTCGGCGGCGCCACCATCTACACCAATGTGCGCGCCGGCTGGATGGGCGAGTGCCCCAATGCGGCGACGCTCATCAAGAACCTGAAGTTCACCCTGCCGCTCGAAAACACCGTGATGGGTTACATCCTGTTCGACAGCATGGATGCGGACAAGGCGGCGGAGAAGTGGCTGAAGGCCAATCCGAAGGCCTGGGAGCCCTGGCTCCAGGGCGTGACCACCTTCGACGGCAAGCCGGGCCTTGCGGCGGTGAAGGCATCGCTCAAGATGTGAGGCCGATCCGGCCGGCTCCGGCCGGCCGGTCATTGATGCCCGCTGCCTGCCGCCGCAACGGAGGGTGGCCGGGGTTCATCCGCGCCCGCAAGGGCGGTGTCGGCTCGGGGAGAGAAAGCCGATGTATGACTGGCTCGTCGAACACAAGATCCCGCTCGGCCGCTGGCTCAGCGCGGTGGTGGATTTCCTGAGCACCCACGCGCAGGTGGTGTTCGACGTCATCTCGGCGGTGCTCGCCGCCATGATCGGCGGGCTCACGGCGGCCCTGCTGTTCATCCCGCCGCTGCTGCTCATCGCCGCCTGCGCGGCGGGGGCCTATTGGGTACACCGCTCCATCGGGCTCGCGGTCTTCATTCTCGGGGCGCTCCTGCTGGTGGCCAACCTCGGCTATTGGGATGCGACGGTGGAGACGCTGTCCCTCGTGCTCTGCGCCACCTTCGTCTGCGTCCTCATCGGCGTGCCGGTGGGCATCGCCGCCGCCCACCGGCCCTGGCTCTACACCGCCATCCGCCCGGTGCTGGACCTGATGCAGACCATCCCCACCTTCGTCTATCTCATCCCGACGCTGGTGCTGTTCGGGCTCGGCGTCGTGCCGGGCCTCATCTCCACGGTGATCTTCGCGCTTCCGGCGCCCATCCGCCTGACGCACCTCGGCATTTCCTCCGTGCCGCCAGCGCTGGTGGAGGCGGGCGAGGCCTTCGGCGCCACCCGGCGGCAGCTCCTCTTCAAGGTGGAACTGCCCTATGCGCTGCCCACCATCATGGCCGGCATCACGCAATGCATCATGCTGAGCCTCTC
The Azorhizobium caulinodans ORS 571 genome window above contains:
- the betA gene encoding choline dehydrogenase, which produces MERTVASPASPAIFDYVIVGSGSAGAVLADRLSADGRFTVHVLEYGGSDRSLLIQMPAALSIPMNMPKYNWGFETEPEPGLGGRRLVCPRGKVIGGSSSVNGMVYVRGNPHDFDRWEEEGAQGWGYRHVLPYFQRAESRQEGGDAYRGATGPLATRYGPLENPLYNVFVEAARQAGYPATSDINGAQQEGFGRMDMTVKDGVRWSTANAYLKPALKRPNLSLETHALVLAVELEGRRAVGVRYERDGTEQIVKASREVILAAGPINSPKLLKLSGIGPAQELADLGIPVVADRPGVGENLQDHLEFYFQVACTQPITLYSKTGLLSRGLVGAQWLLARSGLGASNHFESCGFIRSRAGIRYPDIQYHFLPLAVSYDGKGLASEHGFQAHVGPMRSKSRGWVRLRSRDAREHPRIFFNYLGHEDDITEMRACVRLTREIFAQAAFDPYRGREIQPGADVTSDEAIDAFVREKVESAYHPSCSCRMGRADDPMAVVTPDTKVIGIEGLRVVDSSIMPSVTTGNLNAPTIMIGEKASDIILGKPALAASNAPYYTAENWRTAQR
- the betB gene encoding betaine-aldehyde dehydrogenase, coding for MAPRGPASVRNQIGGGPVASRAATTFETRNPATGELLAEIEIAGPEEVDRAVAAARDGQRKWAAMTGAERGRILRRAADLLRARNDELARLETLDTGKPIQETSVVDVLSGADCLDYFAGVAPTLAGEHVDLGPEAFGYTRREPLGVVAGIGAWNYPLQIACWKAAPALACGNAMIFKPAELTPLTAVKLAEIFTEAGLPDGVFNVVQGFADTGRLLTRHPGIAKVSLTGEAGTGRKVMADAAASLKHVTLELGGKSPLIVFPDANLEDAVSAAMLGNFYSGGEICSNGTRVFVHSSILKPFLAQLTERTERMVVGDPLDPATHVGALISEAHMKKVLGYIEAAKAAGARLVAGGHRVETGALARGNFVAPTIFADCTDDMPNVREEIFGPVMSVLAFEDEAEVVARANDTAFGLAAGVFTADLARAHRVIAQLEAGTCWINQYNITPIELPFGGTKQSGLGRENSRAAIEHYTQIKSVYVNLGRVASPY
- a CDS encoding choline ABC transporter substrate-binding protein — translated: MTGIHLFRTWTAAVAIGAALCGLAAPAARAADAAACKTVRFADVGWTDIAATTAITSALLKGLGYTPKTQVLAVPVTYTSMKNKDIDVFLGNWMPTMEADRKPYIDDKSVEVVGANLDGAKYTLAVPTYLYDSGLKTFADIAKFKDKLKGKIYGIEPGNDGNRLIMGMIKDNAFGLGKFEIVESSEQGMLSQVDRATKRKEPIVFLGWEPHPMNTKFSIKYLEGGDDVFGPNLGGATIYTNVRAGWMGECPNAATLIKNLKFTLPLENTVMGYILFDSMDADKAAEKWLKANPKAWEPWLQGVTTFDGKPGLAAVKASLKM
- the choW gene encoding choline ABC transporter permease subunit, which gives rise to MYDWLVEHKIPLGRWLSAVVDFLSTHAQVVFDVISAVLAAMIGGLTAALLFIPPLLLIAACAAGAYWVHRSIGLAVFILGALLLVANLGYWDATVETLSLVLCATFVCVLIGVPVGIAAAHRPWLYTAIRPVLDLMQTIPTFVYLIPTLVLFGLGVVPGLISTVIFALPAPIRLTHLGISSVPPALVEAGEAFGATRRQLLFKVELPYALPTIMAGITQCIMLSLSMVVIAALVGSDGLGKPVVRALNTVNVAMGFEAGMAIVILAIVLDRVCKRPDRAGRRSRRA